In Myxococcus virescens, the genomic stretch CGCCATCTGCGACCCGGTCCACGTCTTCCATGACTGGGCGGCCGTTGGCGGGTGGTAGGCCCCCAAGCGCGGTGCATTGCCACCCGAAGCCACGCATTGCGTCCTGGGCGAGGCGTTGGAGCGCGGCCCGTTCCTCCTTGTTCGAGCTGCCCGGCGCGCGAAGCGTGGGCCCCTACGTATCAGTCTCAGCAGCCTCTCCACACTCCCTCAACATCTCGACGCGATGGTGGGGGCAGGTCGAAACGGTCGCCCGTGGGGGCGCCGTGAACGCATGGGGAATCGACCTGAGGGGAACGCGAAATCATGAGAAACGTCTGGATGGCCACTGCGGTCATGTGCCTCGCCGTCAGCCCGGCCTTCGCCTCGGATTGCGAAGCGCTGCCCGCCAAGGGGCAGGCGAGCCTCGAGAAGAAGTACATGAAGATCAAGGCCGAGAGCGCGCACGCCGCCACGGACTGCGTCGCCATCCGAAACAACGACGCCCTGGGAACGGGCCACGGCATCAAGCTCGACTGCCGGATCCACTTCCGCCCCCGGAACGGGGGCTGCTACGTGGACTACACGCCCTACGGTGAAACGAACAAGAGCCTCTCCCGGCATCCTGGCTGCGATGCGAGCAAGTGGACCTGGGCCAGGAGCGTGGGCATGTTCACTGGCGATTCCGCCTCGGATCCACGGGGAAAAACGTACACGGGCAGCGTCCGCTTCAACATGATGAACGCCGAGTACGAGCTGAAGTACACCGTCCTGGTCGGTGACAAGAAGAGCGACAAGGCTTTGGAAGACACCTACGCGGCGACCTTGAAGAAGATCTGCATTCGTAAGTCCAGTTGACGCCTGGGCGCGAACTCCCGTCACCAATTCCGCGCCGTGGATGTGCCTTGAGTTTCCTCGGGGCGCGCCATTGAGGGACGGACCGCCCTGGCCATTCGTTGGATTCCAGCCGCGCGTCCACCGCGTCCGTTCATGAGGCCACACCGGCAGGTGGCCTCCCGGTGCCATGCGCCGCTTCGTGCATAGGGTGCGCACGACGTATGGCCACCCTGGACCCTCCCGCTGCTTCCTGGCTCACGCGCTGCGCGCTGTTCAGCGGCAAGCTGCTCGTGGTCGCGGCCGCAGTGGTGGCGCTCGTGCTGCTGTTGGCGCGGCTCTACCTCATCGTCCTGCCGACCGTGGCGGCGCTGCTGCTGGCGACGTTGCTGTACCCGCCTGTCCGGTGGTTGTCCGCCCACCGGGTGCCTCGGGCGCTCGCGACGGTGCTGGCGCTGCTGGTGCTGCTCCTGGTGGGGGCGGCCGGGCTGCTCGTGCTTGTGCCCCGTATCGTCCAGCAGGTGGGCTCTGCGGGCTCGAACGTGAAGGAGGGAATGGAGGGCCTCATCGTTTGGATGACGCAGGAACTCCCCGTGTCCCGGGAGCAGATCGACGGCCTGTTCGAGAAGGCGCTCGACTTCTTGAAGTCGAACCTGGGGCGCATCACCACGGGCGTCCTCGCGGGCGCCAACTTCGCGGCGCAGGCGGTGGCGGGTGCGCTGCTGACGCTGACGCTGCTGTTCTTCTTCGTGAAGGACACCGAGCGGCTCGGGGGCTGGGTGCTGGCCCGGGTCTCTCCGTCGCGGCGTGACACCGTGCGCGCCGTGGGCCTGCGCGCCTGGGGAACACTCAGCGGCTACCTGCGCGGTGTCGTCATCGTCGCGCTGGTGGACGCGGTGGGCATTGGCGCGGGCCTGGCCATCATCGGCGTGCCGCTCGTGTTTCCGCTGGCGGCGCTTACCTTCGTGGGCGGGTTCTTTCCCGTCATTGGCGCCACCCTGGCGGGCGCTGTCGCGGTGCTGGTCGCACTCGTCACCAATGGGCCCATCGACGCGCTCCTGACATTGGCCGTGGTGCTGGGCGTGCAACAACTGGAGAGCAACGTCCTGGAGCCCGTGGTGATGGGGCGCGCGGTGCCGCTGCACCCGGTGGTCATCCTGCTGTCCATCACCGCCGGGGGCGTGCTCTTCGGCGTGGCCGGCGCATTTCTCTCCGTACCCGTCGCCGCGGTCCTTTCCGCCGCAGGCAACGAGCTGCGCCTGCGAAGCGAGGCGCGCGTCCTGGAGAAGCCTTCGACGATTGCGCCGCCGTGAGGCAGCGCTGCGTCAGGGGAAGCGGTCCACCACCTGGGCATTGGACCACGGATGCGCGCGGGTATGGCCGGGCCGTGAGCCCCGGTACTTGGACATGCCTGTCTCGTTGCCCAGGATGAAGCACACCGGGTACTCGCTGCCGTCTGGCGTCCGCGCGCGTGTGTAGCGGCCCTGGATTTTCTCGCCACCGGTCCAGATGCGCCCGTACAAGAGCGTGTTGGCTGGGAGGCGATCGATGGGCCCATCGAGCCGGCTGGTGATGGGGCCGTCGCTGACGACGATGCTGTAGTTCGTCTGGTACGAGTCGTCCGGCTGCTGGATGTCGAGCTGGATGTGCCCGCGGGACCTCAGGTCGAGCCCGAGTTGACGCATGGACTCCAGGGCTTCGGCAGGGCAGCGCGCGGGCTCGGGCCGGACCTGCGTGCCTGCGCAGGCATTGAGACTGATCGCTGTAAATGCTGCCAGCAGGTAACGATGGAGTCGGGGGACACAGCGCGCGTGGGGCTCGGTCGTGGACATGGCATCTCCCGGCCATGGCGGCTCGGCGGTGGAAAACGGAAGGGCCGTGGCGGGCGAGCCAGTGTCTGCTGGTCCTCCGGTCCGCGCCAGTTGCTGAACGGGATGAGACGGAGTGGGGGCGGCATGAGGCGGGCCCGCGAGCGTCAGTCCCCAGGCCATGCACGCAACCCACATCAGGGCTCCAGCGACTCGCACCCACCGGCTCTCGTGCCTCGGCTCCGGCGGGCTCGCTGGCTCCGTGCGAGGTTGCGTGTGGACCTCCGAGAACACCCGGCGCCGCAGCCAGCGGCCCATTCGATGGTGCTGAACCCGGGCCGCGCGTAGGGCCCTCGTATGGAGCAGGGCTGCTTCTTCTCCTGGTGCCACGAGGCCCCAGGTGTCCTCGTCGCGTGTCGTGCGTGTCGCCGTGGAGGGCCCCTCGTACCAATCGAACAGCGGGACGTCCCAGTCCGGTCCTGCGTGCGCCTGAGCCTGTTGGGCCTCCCGGGCGAGGCTCCCCGCGCTGTGCGGCCGGGCTTCGGGGGTGAACGCGAGCAGTCCCTCAATCCAGCGTGCGAGCGGCTCGGGCACACGGGGGTTGAGGGCTCTCAAGGTGGCGGAGGTCACTGGGGAGTGCGCCTTGTCCAGGACGAGCGGCGGATACTGCTCTACCACCAACCGGTGAAAGGTGACGCCCACCGCGTACAGTTCGTCCGCCACCGTGTAGGGGTAGTGCTCGGAGCGGGCGGTCTGCCGTGGCGCCTTCATGCTCCAGAGGATGGCCTGGGGGCTGCGATAGGGCCCGGTTCCGGGCGGCAGCCGCGCGGCGGAGGTGATGGGGGCGGCACGGGGATGCCAGCCCGCGCCCCAGTCCAGCACCACCAGCCTTCCGTGTTCCTCGACGCGAAGGTTCTCCCCCTTGAAGTCGCGGTGAAGCACCTGTCTGCGATGCGCGGCATCCAAGGCCCACGCGGCCTGCGCCAACAGACCGGCGACGTGCCGTGCCGTCGGATTGCGCGCCCGAGACCAGTCATACAGCGTGCTGCCCCGCACGTGCTCCATCACGAGGTAGGGATAGTCGGAGGCCCCGGCGCGCCAGGTTCCCGCCGCTTGCAGCCGCACCACGCCAGGGTGACGAAGCAGGTGAAGCGTCCGTGCCTCGCGCTGGAAGCGGGGGTCGCCGGGGGCATGAGCCAGCTTGAGCGCATAGCTGCGGCCTTCGGGGCGCGAGCGCACTTCATACACCGTGCCGTTGCCGCCGCCTCCGATGCGGCGCTCCACGCGCCAGCGCTCCACGCGAGTGCCGGTAGGCAATGCCTGTGGAGACAGCACGAGGGGGCCTGGGGAAGATGTGTTCGACTCCAGTCGCATGACGGGTTCCTTCAAGGCTGCCGAGCACGTCTACGGTTTCAGTCGCGTCCATCGCGCGCCGCGGCGCCGGTCCGTGTCCCAAAGTTCCAGTGCGTAGGCGGGGGGCGGGCGCGTGGGGGCGAGCCACTGCACGACGGCGACCGCGCTCTGGCCAGGCAACAGACGCGGCTCCTGCAGCAACAGGGGCAGCTCCATCGGCTCGCCTGTTGGACGCCCGTTCGAGTCCAGCGAGGTCAGCCGCGCAATGCCCGGTTGCCAGGGCGCCTCGCCCGGCGGGTTCTCCAGATTCACAGCGAGCGCTACCCACGAGCCGGAGCGATAGCTATCAATCTGGCGGACCTTGAGCTCCGCCTCGCTGGCTGGCGTATCCATCCACGTGCCGAGAACTCCCGTGATGCCGATGGCGCCAGAGAGAATGGCGTCCGCGAGGCCCGGGTGTGGCACCTGTCGGCGCGCCGTGGCCAGCCGGGCTTCCAGCAGTGCGTTGCGCTCACGCAGTGCCACCAGCTCGGCTTCCAGTTGCGTCACGGTAGCGGGGTGGCGCCGGACATCGATGACCGAGTCCACCACGTTGGCCTCGGTCGTCAGCTCCAGGACGAGCCGTTGTGGCGCGGCTGCGTCCGTGAAGCGAAGCACCAACGGCGGAACGCCCTGGGCAGGCATGGCGACGACGGGCTGGAGCAGCAAATGTGTCCCCGTGACGTCCAGCCGGGTGAACAGCCCTCGCAGGGCCTCGGGCAGCTCTCCTTCCAGCACGGCGTCCGAGTCGAGCAGCACCGTCGTCACGACGCCGGGCGCCAGCCGGAGCCGCTGGACGGGCTCGCCTGCGCCCGCGCTCAGGACCATGGCCCGCTCGATACGCCGCCAGCGTTTCGTGTTCGGCGTCTGGGCCAACGCCGCTGTGCC encodes the following:
- a CDS encoding AI-2E family transporter, giving the protein MATLDPPAASWLTRCALFSGKLLVVAAAVVALVLLLARLYLIVLPTVAALLLATLLYPPVRWLSAHRVPRALATVLALLVLLLVGAAGLLVLVPRIVQQVGSAGSNVKEGMEGLIVWMTQELPVSREQIDGLFEKALDFLKSNLGRITTGVLAGANFAAQAVAGALLTLTLLFFFVKDTERLGGWVLARVSPSRRDTVRAVGLRAWGTLSGYLRGVVIVALVDAVGIGAGLAIIGVPLVFPLAALTFVGGFFPVIGATLAGAVAVLVALVTNGPIDALLTLAVVLGVQQLESNVLEPVVMGRAVPLHPVVILLSITAGGVLFGVAGAFLSVPVAAVLSAAGNELRLRSEARVLEKPSTIAPP
- a CDS encoding serine/threonine protein kinase — encoded protein: MRLESNTSSPGPLVLSPQALPTGTRVERWRVERRIGGGGNGTVYEVRSRPEGRSYALKLAHAPGDPRFQREARTLHLLRHPGVVRLQAAGTWRAGASDYPYLVMEHVRGSTLYDWSRARNPTARHVAGLLAQAAWALDAAHRRQVLHRDFKGENLRVEEHGRLVVLDWGAGWHPRAAPITSAARLPPGTGPYRSPQAILWSMKAPRQTARSEHYPYTVADELYAVGVTFHRLVVEQYPPLVLDKAHSPVTSATLRALNPRVPEPLARWIEGLLAFTPEARPHSAGSLAREAQQAQAHAGPDWDVPLFDWYEGPSTATRTTRDEDTWGLVAPGEEAALLHTRALRAARVQHHRMGRWLRRRVFSEVHTQPRTEPASPPEPRHESRWVRVAGALMWVACMAWGLTLAGPPHAAPTPSHPVQQLARTGGPADTGSPATALPFSTAEPPWPGDAMSTTEPHARCVPRLHRYLLAAFTAISLNACAGTQVRPEPARCPAEALESMRQLGLDLRSRGHIQLDIQQPDDSYQTNYSIVVSDGPITSRLDGPIDRLPANTLLYGRIWTGGEKIQGRYTRARTPDGSEYPVCFILGNETGMSKYRGSRPGHTRAHPWSNAQVVDRFP
- a CDS encoding DUF2381 family protein — translated: MFPPGSLVMTAVVLLLGTAALAQTPNTKRWRRIERAMVLSAGAGEPVQRLRLAPGVVTTVLLDSDAVLEGELPEALRGLFTRLDVTGTHLLLQPVVAMPAQGVPPLVLRFTDAAAPQRLVLELTTEANVVDSVIDVRRHPATVTQLEAELVALRERNALLEARLATARRQVPHPGLADAILSGAIGITGVLGTWMDTPASEAELKVRQIDSYRSGSWVALAVNLENPPGEAPWQPGIARLTSLDSNGRPTGEPMELPLLLQEPRLLPGQSAVAVVQWLAPTRPPPAYALELWDTDRRRGARWTRLKP